TAGCTTTGGTAGTAGCTCCCATAGGTATTGCAAAGAATGCGAAGATGCTATAATCTTCCATACCAATATTAGCCGCTTGTACTTGTAAAGCCTTTTTCTCCTGATCTACTAATTTTTTGTATAGAACAGAAGATTTACCACTGCTTAAATAGCTGCCCAACATTTCCAGAACATAAGCATCTTTTTCTTTATTAGATGGCGTTCTGTAAGTAAATACATAGGCTGGGATTTGGATATTATTATCATAAACCGTTACTTCTTCTTGTTTGGTAATAGGTGCTTCTTTAGGGAAGTTTCTAGTAACTTCTGCACCTCTAGGAATAGTGGCGTAGTATTCGTTAATCCACTTTTTAGTTTGTTCAGGATTGATGTCTCCAGCTACAACTAAAGTAGCATTATTGGGTACATAATACTTCTTAAAGAAACTTTGGAACTCTTCTAATTTTGCTGCATTTAAGTCTTCCATAGAGCCAATGGTAGTCCCTTTGTAAGGGTGATTTTTAAAGGCAGAAGTTAAAATACTATTAAACAGATTTCCGTAAGGTTGATTGTCTATTCTTAGCCTTTTTTCTTCTTTTACCACTTCTCTTTGAGTATCTACACCTACTTGGTTAATTACCGGTTGTCTCATTCTTTCAGCTTCCATCCAAAGTCCGAGTTGGGTATTGTTAGAAGGGAAAGTTTCGTAGTAGTAGGTTCTATCTCCAGTAGTGTTAGCATTGTTATTACCACCGTTAGACGAAACTATTTTAAACCATTCACCTCTTTTGATATTTGGAGTTCCTTCAAATAAAAGGTGTTCAAAAAAGTGAGCAAACCCTGTTCTGCCTTCCATTTCGTCTTTAGCACCTACATGGTACATTACAGCAGTAGTAACTACGGGAGCCGAATTGTCTTGATGGAGAATTACATGAAGTCCGTTAGGGAGGTCGTACTCCTCAAATTTGATTTGTTGTGCATTTAGCAGAGCTCCCGCGAAAGTAGCCACTGCCAAAGAGAAAAACTTTTTTTTCATTACGATATTAAATTTATTTTTTTGTTTTTAATTTCTTAAAGCGATTAGTAGAATTTTCTAATGATTTGTTACAAAATTATTTTAATTTCTTCTAAATCTCTTATAATGAAATGTTAAAGTTTCAATCTGTAAAAGATGGTATTTATACAATGTACAAAGTCAGTTTCATTCAAAGAAATCTATTCTTTAAAGCTAACTTGTTTTCTTTTTTTATTGAATTTTTGATTAGTTTATAATTATTATTCATCTGTTACTAGTAGAATATTGTTTGTAACAGCTTATTATCCATTTGTTACAGTTAGGATACAATTTGTAACAGCCCATTATCCATTTGTAACAGTTAAAATACGATTTGTAACAGCTTATTATCCATTTGTTACAGTTAGGATACGATTTGTAACAGCTTATTATCCATTTGTTACTTGTAAAACACTATTTGTAACAAGTTGTTGTCCTTAAAATACCATTTCTATATAGTTTTTTTATATTTATCATTGCATTAAGCAAAAAAGATTTCATAGCTAAAGACCATCATCGGTATTTTTTTTAATCGTTTATAGGTTGTAAATTTGTGGGATTTTTGGAGAGACAATATTAAAAAGCATTTCTATGGTAGATTATTTGAAGGGATTAAATGAAGCTCAGTACAAAGCAGTGACTACAATACAGGGACCACTAATGGTATTGGCAGGAGCTGGTTCTGGTAAAACGCGTGTGCTTACGATGCGTATTGCACATCTAATCACCAATGGAGTAGACCCTTTTAATATACTTGCACTTACTTTTACCAACAAAGCCGCTAGAGAAATGAAAGAGAGAATTGCTAAAGTGGTCGGAGAAAGCGATGCTAAAAGTCTATGGATGGGGACTTTCCATTCGGTTTTTGCAAGAATATTGAGGAGCGAGGCTCATTACTTAGGATTTCCTTCCAACTTTACCATTTACGACTCTCAAGATGCTCTTAATGTACTTAAGAAGGTCATCAAAGACCTTAATATAGACTCTGATTTATACAAACCTAAAAAAGTACAAGCCAGAATCTCTCAATACAAAAACAATCTCATCACCGTAAGAGCTTACTATAACAATCCTGAACTTATGGAAAACGACGCCCGAGCAAATATGAAACTCATTGGGCAAATTTATCAGAAATATGTGGAGGTTTGTTTTAAAAACGGAGCGATGGATTTTGACGACTTGCTTTTGAGAACCAACGAACTTCTCACTCGTTTTCCCGAAGTTCTTGCAAAATATCAAGACAGATTTAGATACATTTTAGTAGATGAGTATCAAGATACCAACCATTCTCAATATCTTATTGTAAAGGCGTTAGCCTCCAAATTTGAAAATATATGTGTCGTGGGAGATGATGCCCAATCTATTTACTCTTTTAGAGGAGCTAATATTCATAACATTCTGAACTTTAAAAAAGATTATCCAGATGCCGTAACGGTTTCACTAGAGCAAAACTACCGTTCTACACAGAATATTGTAAATGCTGCTAATGTGGTGATTGCTAAAAACCAGCAACAGTTCAAAAAGAATGTATTTAGTGCCAATGAAGAAGGCGAAAAACTTAAAGTTTACCGTTCACTTTCAGATGCCGACGAAGCCAACTTTGTTGCCGCCAACATTTGGGAACTGCATAACTCTCAACAAAGAATGTTCAATGAGTTTGCTATTTTATATAGAACAAACTCTCAAACCAGAGCTTTTGAAGATGCTTTAAGACGAAAAAATATTCCATACCGTGTCTATGGCGGATTGTCCTTTTATCAAAGGAAAGAGGTTAAAGATTTACTAGCCTATCTAAGACTTTTGGTAAACGAAAACGATGCCGAGGCACTCACAAGAATCATCAACTATCCCGTGAGAGGCATAGGCGAAACCACACAAAATAAACTTATTGTTTACGCAGATGGGCAAGGGTTATCTTTAGCTCAAGTTCTATCAGATTTACCATTTCACACACCTAGATTAGGGCTTAATAATTCGGCTCTCAATAAGCTAAATGATTTTTGGCAAATGATAAAGGCATTCCAAGTGATGCTTAAAACCGAAAATGCTTATACCGTTGCAATGGAGGTAGCTAAAAGAAGTGGGCTCATCAAAAACCTAAAAGACGACCAAACTCCAGAAGGAATTTCTAGGTTAGAAAACATACAAGAATTGATGAACTCAATGCAAGGGTTCATTGAGGAGCAGCAACAACTTGAAGAAGGTGATGCTAGTCTTTCTAACTTTTTAGAAAACATTGCCCTTTCGGCGGATACTCAAGACAAGCCAGACGGCAGTGAGGATATGGTTTCTCTGATGACGATACACCTTTCCAAAGGGCTAGAGTTTCCTGTGGTACACCTTGTAGGATTAGAAGAGAATTTGTTCCCGAGTTTTATGAGCAGTAGCTCCCGAGAAGAATTGGAGGAGGAGCGAAGACTCTTCTATGTAGCTTTAACTCGTGCCGAAAAACAAGCTTATCTTTCCTATGCGGTTTCTCGTTTCCAATGGGGAAAAATTACAGACTCGGAGCCGAGTAGATTTCTTAGCGAAATAGATGCTCAGTATTTAGACTTCCTTAATGCAAGTATGGAAAGGCGTTTTGTAAATCATTCAGGGATTAAATCTAATATTTTTGATGATACCCCATCAGCTCCAATCACTTTTAAAAAGAAAGAACCTAAGAAAACCATCAATCGTACAGAAACGAGTTTTCAGCCCAAAGAACCTAAAAAACTAAAACCGTTAGCATCAGCTAAAATTAACAATCCTGTTGGAGGAACCACGCAAGATATACAAGTAGGCGATAGGGTAAGACACGACAGGTTTGGTATGGGAGAAGTTATTTTTATTGATGGAACCGATGCTACCAACATCAAAGCAAAAGTTCATTTTGAACACGAAGGCGAAAAAAACTTGATTTTAAAGTTTGCTAGACTAGAGAAGCTCTAAGATTTAGTAGGAAATCTCAACTATTAGAAAAAAGATTTTGTTTATCTTTGCTCTATGACTGAGAACACCGATAAAAAATTATATCTTGTAGATGCCTACGCAATGATTTTTAGAGGCTATTATGCCTTTATCAGAAATCCTAGACTTACCACTGGTGGATTAGACACTTCCGCTATCTATGGTTTTACTAATTCTCTTATTGAGTTAATTAAAAAGGAACGTCCTACTCACTTAGCCGTCGTTTTTGATGTGGGGAGACAAAATGTAAGACACGAAGATTTTTCTGACTATAAAGCCAACAGAGCTGAAACTCCAGAGGCAATAAAAATTGCGGTACCTTACATTCATCGTATTTTAAAGGCAATGCATATCCCAATTTTAGGAGTAGAGGGCTACGAGGCAGATGATGTTATAGGTACTATTGCAGGCAAGGCAGAGAAGCAAGGTTACGAGGTGTTTATGGTAACGCCAGATAAAGATTTTGCACAACTCGTTACAGAGCATATAAAAATCTATAAACCAGGATTAAAAGGTGGTGATGTTGAAATCTTAGGTGTAAAGGAAGTTTTAGAAAAATACGAAATAGAAAACCCTAAGCAGATTATAGATTATCTAGGAATGATGGGTGATTCGGTGGATAATATCCCTGGGCTTGAAGGAGTGGGAGAGAAGACTGCAAAAAAATTCATCAAGGAGTATGGCTCTATGGAAAATCTTCTAGCCAATACTCATCAGCTTAAAGGTAAATTAAAAGAAAAGGTGGAAGCCTCTGCAGAGCGTGGTCTAATGTCAAAAAAACTAGCCACCATACTTTGTGATGCTCCCATAGAGTTTCATCAAGAGGAATACGATTTAGAAACACCTAACTTTGAAGAGGTAAAACAAATTTTTGAAGAGATAGAATTCCGAAGATTGTACGAAAATCTTTACAAAGCCTTCTCTACTGAAAAATCAGTAGAGGAAAAAAAATCGGATAAAGATTCTGTTCAGTCGCCAGTACAGTTAGATTTATTTTCAGATTTTGAAGCGTTAGAACAGACTACAACTACCAAACATACTATAGAAGACCGAGAGCATCTCTATCAATATATAGATACAGAAAAAGGTCAACTTTTGCTCCTACAAAATCTATTGAAACAAAAAGCGGTTTGTTTTGATACAGAAACCACCTCTTTAGATGAGATGGAAACAGAGCTTATAGGCATTAGTTTCAGTTATAAAAAAGGCTTGGCTTATTATGTCCCAATCCCTGAAAATAGAGCGGAGGCACAGGCTATTGTAGAGCGTTTTCGTCCGTTTTTTGAAAAGGAAAGTATCTTAAAAATTGCTCATAATTTAAAATACGATTACAAAGTACTCCTAAATTACGACATAGAGGTTAAAGGCAATTTATTTGATACAATGATTGCTCACTACCTGCTCAATCCTGATGGCAGACACGGTATGGATTATCTTTCTGAAATGTACCTTAACTATAAGCCTATAGCATTAGAAACTTTAATTGGCAAAAAAGGAAAAGGGCAAAAAACATTAAGAGAAATTGACCTACCGACACAAACACAATACGCTGCAGAAGATGCTGATATTACCTTTCAGTTATACGAAATTTTTTCGCCTCAACTAAGAAAAGAAGAAGTAGAAGAGGTATTTTATAAGATAGAAATGCCTTTAGTTAAAGTATTAGCTAAAATGGAACTTGCTGGTGTAGCTTTGGATAAAGAATGGCTAAAAGATGAAAGTATTAGCTTAGAGCAAGATTTAAAGATTTTAGAAGGACAAATATTTGAACAGGCAGGAGAAGAACTAAACATTAACTCACCTAAACAATTAGGAGATATATTATTTGAAAAATTAAAACTAGACCCTAAAGCTAAAAAGACCAAAACAGGACAATATTCCACATCAGAAGATGTTTTACAAAAACTTTCTCATAAACACGAGATTATCAAGTTAATTTTGGAATACCGACAATTACAAAAACTAAAATCCACTTA
The genomic region above belongs to Riemerella anatipestifer and contains:
- a CDS encoding M16 family metallopeptidase — its product is MKKKFFSLAVATFAGALLNAQQIKFEEYDLPNGLHVILHQDNSAPVVTTAVMYHVGAKDEMEGRTGFAHFFEHLLFEGTPNIKRGEWFKIVSSNGGNNNANTTGDRTYYYETFPSNNTQLGLWMEAERMRQPVINQVGVDTQREVVKEEKRLRIDNQPYGNLFNSILTSAFKNHPYKGTTIGSMEDLNAAKLEEFQSFFKKYYVPNNATLVVAGDINPEQTKKWINEYYATIPRGAEVTRNFPKEAPITKQEEVTVYDNNIQIPAYVFTYRTPSNKEKDAYVLEMLGSYLSSGKSSVLYKKLVDQEKKALQVQAANIGMEDYSIFAFFAIPMGATTKATLEKDIDAEIKKLQTTLISEEDYQKLQNQFENQFVNSNSTVEGIAHSLADSYVLKGDTNLINKEIDIYRSITREDLKQAAIKYLNPNQRININYLPQKK
- a CDS encoding ATP-dependent helicase, translating into MVDYLKGLNEAQYKAVTTIQGPLMVLAGAGSGKTRVLTMRIAHLITNGVDPFNILALTFTNKAAREMKERIAKVVGESDAKSLWMGTFHSVFARILRSEAHYLGFPSNFTIYDSQDALNVLKKVIKDLNIDSDLYKPKKVQARISQYKNNLITVRAYYNNPELMENDARANMKLIGQIYQKYVEVCFKNGAMDFDDLLLRTNELLTRFPEVLAKYQDRFRYILVDEYQDTNHSQYLIVKALASKFENICVVGDDAQSIYSFRGANIHNILNFKKDYPDAVTVSLEQNYRSTQNIVNAANVVIAKNQQQFKKNVFSANEEGEKLKVYRSLSDADEANFVAANIWELHNSQQRMFNEFAILYRTNSQTRAFEDALRRKNIPYRVYGGLSFYQRKEVKDLLAYLRLLVNENDAEALTRIINYPVRGIGETTQNKLIVYADGQGLSLAQVLSDLPFHTPRLGLNNSALNKLNDFWQMIKAFQVMLKTENAYTVAMEVAKRSGLIKNLKDDQTPEGISRLENIQELMNSMQGFIEEQQQLEEGDASLSNFLENIALSADTQDKPDGSEDMVSLMTIHLSKGLEFPVVHLVGLEENLFPSFMSSSSREELEEERRLFYVALTRAEKQAYLSYAVSRFQWGKITDSEPSRFLSEIDAQYLDFLNASMERRFVNHSGIKSNIFDDTPSAPITFKKKEPKKTINRTETSFQPKEPKKLKPLASAKINNPVGGTTQDIQVGDRVRHDRFGMGEVIFIDGTDATNIKAKVHFEHEGEKNLILKFARLEKL
- the polA gene encoding DNA polymerase I, which encodes MTENTDKKLYLVDAYAMIFRGYYAFIRNPRLTTGGLDTSAIYGFTNSLIELIKKERPTHLAVVFDVGRQNVRHEDFSDYKANRAETPEAIKIAVPYIHRILKAMHIPILGVEGYEADDVIGTIAGKAEKQGYEVFMVTPDKDFAQLVTEHIKIYKPGLKGGDVEILGVKEVLEKYEIENPKQIIDYLGMMGDSVDNIPGLEGVGEKTAKKFIKEYGSMENLLANTHQLKGKLKEKVEASAERGLMSKKLATILCDAPIEFHQEEYDLETPNFEEVKQIFEEIEFRRLYENLYKAFSTEKSVEEKKSDKDSVQSPVQLDLFSDFEALEQTTTTKHTIEDREHLYQYIDTEKGQLLLLQNLLKQKAVCFDTETTSLDEMETELIGISFSYKKGLAYYVPIPENRAEAQAIVERFRPFFEKESILKIAHNLKYDYKVLLNYDIEVKGNLFDTMIAHYLLNPDGRHGMDYLSEMYLNYKPIALETLIGKKGKGQKTLREIDLPTQTQYAAEDADITFQLYEIFSPQLRKEEVEEVFYKIEMPLVKVLAKMELAGVALDKEWLKDESISLEQDLKILEGQIFEQAGEELNINSPKQLGDILFEKLKLDPKAKKTKTGQYSTSEDVLQKLSHKHEIIKLILEYRQLQKLKSTYVDALPNQISPIDGRVHTSFAQTVAATGRLASNNPNLQNIPIRTERGQQVRGAFVAPKGSKIVSADYSQIELRLIAEISGEETMINAFKEGQDIHASTASKLFDVPLSEVSKTQRSQAKTVNFGIIYGQSAFALADQTGLSRTDAKQLIDSYYETYPKLKAFMTEQVQTARKKGYVETIMGRKRHLKDINSNNFIVRGHAERNAVNAPIQGSAADIIKLAMIKIDSEIKAQGLKTKMLLQVHDELVFEVPNEEIEVATTLIKQEMETAYSTKVPLLTEVGVGDNWLEAH